The [Flavobacterium] thermophilum genome has a segment encoding these proteins:
- the rocA1_3 gene encoding 1-pyrroline-5-carboxylate dehydrogenase 1 — protein sequence MTGGEGDDSKGFFIQPTVFADVDPNARIMQEEIFGPVVAFAKARDFDHALEIANNNTEYGLTGAVISRNRANLEKARHEFHVGNLYFNRGCTGAIVGYQPFGGFNMSGTDSKAGGPDYLILHMQAKTVSEMFLNQKRAAASALLS from the coding sequence ATGACCGGCGGGGAAGGAGACGACTCGAAAGGGTTCTTCATCCAGCCGACCGTGTTTGCGGATGTCGACCCGAACGCGCGCATCATGCAGGAGGAAATTTTCGGCCCGGTCGTGGCGTTTGCGAAAGCGCGCGACTTTGACCATGCGCTTGAGATTGCGAACAACAACACGGAATACGGATTGACAGGCGCCGTCATCTCGCGCAATCGGGCGAATCTTGAAAAAGCGCGGCACGAGTTCCATGTCGGCAACTTGTACTTCAACCGCGGCTGCACAGGGGCGATCGTCGGGTATCAGCCGTTTGGCGGCTTCAACATGTCAGGCACTGACTCGAAAGCGGGCGGCCCGGACTATTTGATCCTCCATATGCAAGCGAAAACCGTATCGGAAATGTTTTTAAACCAAAAAAGGGCGGCGGCGTCCGCCCTTTTATCTTAA
- the rocA1_4 gene encoding 1-pyrroline-5-carboxylate dehydrogenase 1: MVQPYRHEPLTDFTVEANREAFLAALKKVESELGRDYPLVIGGERVMTEDKITSINPANKTEVVGRVAKANKELAERAMKTADEAFRTWSRTSPEARADILFRAAAIVRRRKHEFSAWLVKEAGKPWREADADTAEAIDFMEYYGRQMLKLKDGIPVESRPGETNRFFYIPLGVGVVISPWNFPFAIMAGTTVASLVTGNTVLLKPASATPVVAYKFVEVLEEAGFRLVC; the protein is encoded by the coding sequence ATGGTGCAGCCGTACAGACACGAACCGCTCACCGACTTTACCGTAGAAGCAAACCGTGAGGCGTTTTTAGCGGCGCTCAAAAAAGTGGAATCGGAGCTTGGGCGCGATTATCCGCTTGTGATCGGCGGCGAGCGGGTGATGACGGAAGACAAAATCACGTCGATCAATCCGGCGAACAAAACGGAAGTGGTCGGCCGGGTGGCGAAAGCGAACAAAGAGCTGGCGGAGCGGGCGATGAAAACCGCTGATGAGGCGTTCCGCACTTGGAGCCGGACAAGTCCGGAAGCGCGGGCCGATATTTTGTTCCGGGCGGCGGCGATCGTGCGCCGGCGCAAGCACGAGTTTTCCGCTTGGCTGGTGAAAGAAGCGGGCAAACCGTGGCGTGAAGCGGACGCCGATACCGCGGAAGCGATCGACTTTATGGAATATTACGGACGGCAAATGCTGAAGCTGAAAGACGGCATTCCGGTTGAGAGCCGTCCGGGGGAAACGAACCGGTTTTTCTACATTCCGCTTGGCGTCGGGGTTGTCATTTCACCGTGGAACTTCCCGTTTGCTATTATGGCCGGAACGACGGTCGCTTCGCTTGTGACCGGCAATACGGTGCTGCTGAAACCGGCGAGCGCAACGCCGGTCGTGGCGTATAAATTTGTGGAAGTGTTGGAAGAAGCGGGCTTCCGGCTGGTGTGTTGA